The genomic interval GTGGTGCTGTGCTGCGAGCCCGGCCACCAGAAGACCAAGGCCAAGGAACTCGCGGAGGAGTTCGCCCCCTACGTCCGGGCGGTGGCCACGATTCCCTATGACCGGGCGCTGGTGGAGGGTCGGGTGCGGTTCTCCGCGATGACCCCGGCCACCCGCCGGGCCTGGCTGCGCGCCGGGGCAGCAGTGCGGGAGGGCCTGTGATCGTGGACAGTCCCCGTAACCCCTTCGTGGCCGCCCCCGAGATGGTGGAGGAGGAGGACCCGATGGAGGAGGACCCGATCCTCGGCTCCCGGGACTCCATCCGCGGCCCGCAGAACCTCCAGCAGACCTTGGCTAAGGAACCGATCCCCGAAGAGGAGGAAACCGCCCCGGTGGAGGTCACCCAGGCCACGCTATGGCTCGTCGGGGCCTCCGGCGGGGTGGGCACCTCCACCCTGGCCGGCCTGTGCTCGGAGCAGGTCGTGGACGCGGCGGTGCAGGAACCGGAATGGGCGTCACGGGCGCTGCTGGTGTGCTCCACCAGCGCCTCCTCCTTGGAGGCGGCCGCCCAGCTGGCCCGGGCCTCGGCCACCGGACAGCTGCCCTATGAGCTGGTCGGCCTGGTCATCGTCCACGACCGGCCCAAGAACCGGATCACCAAACCCACCCTGACCTTCGCCCGGAGTGTGGCACGCATGTTCCCGGTGGCCATGACCGTCCCCTATGAACCGTCGTGGCGCGAGGTCGGCGTCACCCCCTCCCCTTCCAGCACACGGCTGAAAACCGTGCTGCGGAAGATCGAAAAAATCGCCCAGACCGGGCACTGAGAAAGGAAACCCCCCGATGATCACCCACACCCTCATGACCACCTCCCTGAGCACCCTCAACACGGTGCTGGTCCCGGCCATCAACGCCACCCCCACCCAGCCCCCGGGCATGGAGAACGTGACCATGATCCTCGGCTGGATCCTCTGGGCCGCCGGCCTGGTCCTGTTCGTCTACTTCATCTTCGGACTCGTCACCGCCGGACGGAACCGCCGCCGCGGTGATGAGGTCGAGGCCCCGGTGTGGCCGCTGGTCGCGGCCGCCCTGCTCGGGGCGGCCGGGGCGATCTGGAACATGATCACCGGCGGCTGAGCCGGCCCCCGATCCTCAACCGGCACCGCAACGACAGGGAGACCCCCGATGGACACGAACAACAACAACGCAACCCGGACCCGCCCCCGCTGGTTCGGCCCGGCCCTGATCGCCCTGGTGCTGCTGCTGGTCGCGGTAGCCGGATGGACCATCCGCAACCTCACGACCCCCGATGAGGTCCAAGCCCCCACGGCTCCGGCTGCCTCGACCGCCCCCACCCAGGGGGCGGCCGAGGCAGCAGCTCCCTCCTCGGGGGAGGACTTCGCCTGGGACTGCCAGGCGCAGCTGAGCACGGACACCTCCTCGGTGGCCGATGAGGCCCCGGAGGTGCAGGACTGGGTGGCCGCCGGCTACAACGTGGTGCCCTCCTCCCCTGAGTTCGGAGGCTGCGAACGACGCGACTCTGGGTTGCGGGTCGGTTTCGCTCACTCCGAGGCCGGGGCGCTGATGGCTGCGGCAACCTACGCGATGGCCTTGGACCCTTCGGTGAGCGAGGAGGCCGCGGAGGACGTTGAGGTGGCAATGGCGGAAGGTCCCAACCGCGACCAGATCGAGGAAAAGGCCCAGCGCATCCGCGACGGACTGGAGCAGGGCGACGACGGGACCACAACGGCCTCGTCCACGTTGCTCGGTTACTCCCAGCTCAACTACACCGATGAGGTCGCCTCCTACCAGCTGGTCTACTCCTTCCCCTCGGGCAACGGCTTGGAAGAGAAGGCCCTCGCCCAAGCTGACCTGGTGTGGGAGGACGGGGACTGGAAGCTGGACCCGGCCTCGGGCACGAAGATGATGACGGCGGACCTCTACCAGGGCCAGCCCTACGTCGAGTGGGGGCCCAAGGTCTAATGGGACTGCTCGGAGACCTCGCTAGCAGTGTTGCCGGGGACACGGTGGAGAAGCTGATCCTGTTCATGGCCGGGTGGCTGGTCGAAATCTTCACCACCATGCTCGATTTCGTGGGCACCTGGTGGCTCAACATCGGCGCACCGGCAATGGGCGCCGGATCGGCCACCGAGCGGGTGCAGACCGCCACCACTACCTTCGTCGGCGTCGCCGGCATCATCGGCACCGCCTTCGCTGTCATCAAGATAGCTCGGGACCACAGCCGGGACTCGGCCGAGAACCTGGTGATGGGTCTGATCCGCACCGTGGTGGTCTCCGGGCTGGCGGTGTCGATGGTGTCCCTGTCGCTGGCGGTCACCGATGAGGTGGCCCCGTGGCTGGTGGACACGATCGCCGGCAACGCGGCCCGGGACGGGCTGGGACAGTCGATGGACCTGGACGCTGTGACCGGGTCCAAGATGGCGCTGACCACCGCTGGAATCCTGATCGTGCTCGCTCCCTTTGCCATCCTCGGGGCGATCCTCAACGCGGCCCTGGTGATCTTCTCCTACGGAGTGGCCGGAGCCTTGTGCGGGCTGCTGCCGATCTTCGCCGCCGCTTCGACCACGGAGCGGGGACGCAAGGCGTTCGACAAAGCGGTGGGCTGGCTGATTTCGGTGATCCTGTTCAAGCCGGTCGCGGCCGTGCTCTACGGCTTCGGCCTGGCGCTGATGAACGGGATCAGGGGAACCGGTGACGGTGAAGTGGCCAACCATGTGATCACCCTGCTCACCGGCACCGTGATCATCTTCTCCGCCTGCCTGTCGATGCCCGCCCTGGCCCGCGTCATGGTCCCGGCCGTCAGTGCTGGCCCCCGCGGCATGGGCGCTGGTGGGCTGGCCATGCTCGGTGGTGCCGTGGCCATCGGCGCACTCACCGCTGGTGTCGGCACCGCCGCCGCCGGAGCGGCCGCCGCGAGTGCCGGAGCTGCCGGGGCCGGTGCTGGAGCGGCCGGTGGCGCTACTGGAGCTGCTGGTGCTGGAGCCGGTGGCGCTGCGGGTGCTGGAGCCGGTGGCGCTGGAGCCGGTGGCGCTGGAGCCGGTGGCGCTGGAGCTGCCGGGGCTGGTGCCGGTTCGGGTGCTGGGGGCGGTGCCTCCAGTTCGACCGGGGCGCCGGGATCGACTGGTGCTGGTGGTGGCTCTCCCTCGGCTGGTGGACCCGCCGGTGCCGAGAACGTGGAGAGCACCACAGCTGGTGCAGCTCCTACGTCCGCACCGGGAACCACGACAGGTGGAGCTTCGGGTGCGGAGAACGTGCAGAGCCCCACCACGGGTGCTGCCCCCAGCAGTGCAGCAGGCACGGGTACAGGCGGGGCCTCGGGCGCGGAGAACGTGCAGAGCCCCACCACGGGCGCTGCCCCCAGCAGTGCAGCAGGCACGGGCACGGGCACGGGCGGGGCCTCGGGTGCGGAGCAGGTGCAGAGCTCGAGCCCGTCCCCGGCAGCTGCCGGTGGGGCATCCGAGGCGTCTGGGCCGGCCGGTGCCGAGGCGGTGGCTCCGACCAATGGTGCCGGGCCGACCGGGCACCCGGGCGGGGAAGGGTCCTCGGTCACGGGGGCCAAGAAACCGTTGATCAACGGCCAACGGCTGGAATTCGGGCTGCGGGAAGTCGTCCGGGACGCTGAGCAATCCATTGAAAGTGGTGAGGATCTGTGAGTAGCAACCAGGTAATCGTGCGGCAGTACGGCAACATCGCGGAGGACAAGACGGCCGGGCTGCTGGGGTTCTCGATGGCCTCCACCGTGGTCCTCGGTGTCGGGTCGGTGCTGGTGTTCTTGTTCATCATGGCCTCCCAGATCTGGGTCGCGGCCGGCATCGCGGTGGCCGCGTTCATCGTGGCCACCGTGCTCGGGTCCAAGGACCGCAACGGCCGATCCAAGCCCGAACGCTGGATCGCCCGGGGCATGTTCTCCCGGGCCGAGAAGAAGAATCGCACCACGTACAAGGCCGGTCCGACCTCACAGATCCCGGATGGCTCCTTTCGCGCCCCGGGCGTGCTGGCCGCCACCGAGCCGGTGTCCTTCACGGACCTGTTCGGCCACCGAGGGGTGATGCTGTGGCACCCGAAGTTGAAGACCGGCACGGTGTTCGTCATCGCCAACTCCTCCGGGCTGGGCCTGTTGGATCAGGACCGGGTGGACCGGATGGTGGGCACCTGGGCCGCCTTCCAGCGCGACGCCGGTTCCAACACGGAGCTGGTGCAGGTCTCGGTCACCACCCAGTCCACCACCGACCCCGGAGAGCGGCTGCCCGATGCGGTGGCCGTGGGCCGGGCCCAGGCCGGGTCCCAATCGGTGCCGGCCTTCGCCCGGGCCACGATGGACGAAGTGGTGGCCAACCTCAACCAGGACGTGCCCAAGCTGGAGCAGTGGATCGCGCTCACATTCAGCGGCAAGGCCAACGAGGGCGAGGGCGTACCCGAGCGCACCGCCGAGGAGCTGGCCACAGACGTCTCCTCGCTGCTCAGTGGGTTCCTGGAGCAGCTGGAGCAGGCCGGGGCCGGGTCGGTCTCCCTGATGCAAGAACACGACCTGACCGACCAGACCTATGTGGCCTATAACCCGTTGGCGGCGGCCGCGGTGGAGAAGGCCCGGCTATCCGAGGCCGGCACCGGGCTGCGCTGGGAGGAAGTAGGACCCTCGGCGGCCCGGGTGGTGGGTTACCCGGGCCGGTACGAGCACGGTGGGGTGGTGTCGAAGTCCTGGCAGATGTGGCGGCCCCCCGCTGGCACGTTCCGGGAGAACGCGCTGGTGGCCCTGCTTGCACCGAATGCGGAGATGTTGCAGAAGCGGGTGACGGTGTTCTACCGGCCGCAGTCCCCGGACAAGTCGGCTATTCAGGTGCAGCAGTCCCTCACCAATGCGCAGTTCGCGGCGAACCAGAAGAACCGCCGCCCCACCAGCTCCCAGATCATCGCCCTGGAGAAGGCCCGGAAGGCCGAACGTGAGCAGGCCGAAGGGGCGTCGCTGGTGCGGTTCTCGATCGTCGTGACCGCCACCGTGGAGCGGCCCGAGCAGTTGCCGAGGGTGGCGGCCACGCTGCGGCGCAACGCCTCCCAGGGGGTGCAGCTGGGCCTGCGGGAATGCGACTACAACGACGATGCCGCGTTCGCGTTCAACCTCGGTCTGGGCGTGGTGCCCGATGCCGTGGCCACCATTCCAGCTGATGTGCGAAAGGCGCTGTGATGTCTGTTTTCGACCAGCTCACCGATTCGATCCTCAATAAGTTCTTCGGCCGTTCCGCCGCCGCCGGTACTGGGCAAATGCGCGAGCTCACGGAGAAGGGCATGGACGTCACCCACGGCGGGATGAACTCCTGGGTGGAGGCACCCCCGGAATTCACCGCCACCTCCAACCAGACGGCCGGGCTGTGGCCCTTTGCCGTGGGCACCTCCTCCCCGCTGGTCGGGGCGGTGCTGGGGCGGAACCAGCTCAACGGCTCAGTGGTGTGCGGGGACCCGATCAACCTGTTTCTGCGCGGCATCATTTCCTCCCCCTCCTGCTTCATCCTCGGACTGCAGGCTCGGGGGAAGTCCTCGGTGGCGGTGCGCATGGCCCTGGCCCTGGTCGATCAAGGGTTCTTGTTCGTCGGGGCCAGTGATGTGAAGCCGGACCTGGCCGGGCTCACCGTCGAGGTCGGCGGGCAGGTCATCCGGGTCGCCCCCGGAGTGGGCTCGATCAACCCGCTCGATGCCGGCCCTTTGTGGCGCCGGCTGGCTGAGCTACCCGAGGCGCTGCAACGGCAGATGCGCGCAGAGATTCACAGCCGCCGCCTCAACGCCCTCACCGGACTGCTGGAGCTGGTCTTCAAGGCACCCCTGGATGCCCGCCAACAAGAGCCCACGGTGCTGTCCATGGCGATCACCGAGGCCGCCGAGCACGCCGAGGCCCAGGGCCGGCAACCGATCATCGAAGACGTGGTGGACGTGATCACCGCCGCACGCCCGGCGATCATGGCCGCGATCCTGGTCGATGACCAGGCCGCCTATCGGGGGCAGGTGCGCAACCTGCTGGCCGGGCTCAACGCCCTGGGCGCACATGGCCCGTTCGGGGATGTGTTCTGCCGGCAGACCTCCGAGGAGATGCAGATTGATCAGTCGGTGGACTTCGATCTGTCGGCCATCGACGAGACGCTGCTGGACCTGCGGGCCGCAGTGCAGATCGTGTGCTGGTCCTACGCCCAAGCCGGGATCTCCGCGGCCAAGACCCTGGCCGAGGCCGGGCTCATGGAGGAGCGCCACCACCTGATGATCATGGACGAGCTGTGGCAAGCCCTGCGCGCCTCGGAGCTGCTGGTGCACCAGATCGACGGCATCACCCGGCTGAACCGCACCAAAGGACTCGGGCAGCTGTTGATCACCCACTCCATGAAAGACCTCCAGCTCTCGACCGAGGAGCTGACCAAGATCGCTACCGGGTTCATGGAGCGCTCCTCGATGAAGGTTCTGGGTGGGCTGGCGCAGAACGAGATGGGGATGCTGGAGACCGTCTTTCCCCTGTCTGAGCAGGAGAAGGCGTTGCTGGTGGCGTGGTCGGCGGAGGGCTCGGTGAACCCTAAGACCGGGCGCACCTCGCCCCCTCCGGGGCGGGGCCGGTTCATGTTGAAGACCGGGGAGGCCCCCGGGGTGCCGTTCCAGACCAACCTCACCGCCGGGGAGCTGCGGGTCCATGACACCAATGCCGCCTGGGCGGCCGCACAGGCCCGGGTGAACGCATGAACACCAACGACCAGAACAAGAGTTTCATCGGCATCTTGATCCTGTTCACGGCCGTGATGGGCGCGGTGGGCCTGGTGCACCTGGGGAACGTGCTGACCCCGGTGACCGGGGACCTGCCGTGGAACCCGTTTACCTTGGGCATCCAGCTGGCGACCGGGGCGGTGGACTGGCCGATGGCCGCGACTTTCCTGGTCGGTTTGGAGGTGGTGGCCGGGGTGGCGGCGCTGATGGTGTGGGGCACCCGGAGCCCGTCCAAGACCCAGGAAGCCGCCCGGCGGATGAGCCCTCCGGGCCGGATCAACCCGGCGATGGCTGCTGCCCGCACCACTGAGGCCCACCGGTTGCACCCTGATGCCCAGGGCATTGGTCCGGGGCTGACGATCGGGCTGGTGGGCAAGAACCCGGTCTATCAGGGCTGGCGGGAGTGCTCGGCC from Kocuria turfanensis carries:
- a CDS encoding DUF6668 family protein; this translates as MDSPRNPFVAAPEMVEEEDPMEEDPILGSRDSIRGPQNLQQTLAKEPIPEEEETAPVEVTQATLWLVGASGGVGTSTLAGLCSEQVVDAAVQEPEWASRALLVCSTSASSLEAAAQLARASATGQLPYELVGLVIVHDRPKNRITKPTLTFARSVARMFPVAMTVPYEPSWREVGVTPSPSSTRLKTVLRKIEKIAQTGH
- a CDS encoding SCO6880 family protein, translated to MSSNQVIVRQYGNIAEDKTAGLLGFSMASTVVLGVGSVLVFLFIMASQIWVAAGIAVAAFIVATVLGSKDRNGRSKPERWIARGMFSRAEKKNRTTYKAGPTSQIPDGSFRAPGVLAATEPVSFTDLFGHRGVMLWHPKLKTGTVFVIANSSGLGLLDQDRVDRMVGTWAAFQRDAGSNTELVQVSVTTQSTTDPGERLPDAVAVGRAQAGSQSVPAFARATMDEVVANLNQDVPKLEQWIALTFSGKANEGEGVPERTAEELATDVSSLLSGFLEQLEQAGAGSVSLMQEHDLTDQTYVAYNPLAAAAVEKARLSEAGTGLRWEEVGPSAARVVGYPGRYEHGGVVSKSWQMWRPPAGTFRENALVALLAPNAEMLQKRVTVFYRPQSPDKSAIQVQQSLTNAQFAANQKNRRPTSSQIIALEKARKAEREQAEGASLVRFSIVVTATVERPEQLPRVAATLRRNASQGVQLGLRECDYNDDAAFAFNLGLGVVPDAVATIPADVRKAL